In one window of Nocardia brasiliensis DNA:
- a CDS encoding thiazole synthase, whose protein sequence is MAEANAPLRIADREFGSRLIMGTGGADNLAVLEEALIASGTELTTVAMRRVDAAGGTGVLDLLKRLDIQPLPNTAGCRTAAEAVLTAQLAREALDTDWVKLEVVADERTLLPDPVELLTAAEQLVDDGFTVLPYTTDDPILARRLEDAGCVAVMPLGAPIGTGLGIGNPHNIEMIVAEAKVPVILDAGIGTASDAALAMELGCSAVLLATAVTRARQPELMAEAMAAAVRAGYLARQAGRIPKRFWAQASSPAL, encoded by the coding sequence GTGGCTGAGGCGAACGCACCGCTGCGCATCGCGGACCGCGAGTTCGGTTCCCGCCTCATCATGGGCACCGGCGGGGCGGACAACCTCGCGGTGCTGGAGGAGGCGCTGATCGCCTCCGGCACCGAGCTGACCACCGTCGCGATGCGCCGGGTGGATGCCGCGGGTGGCACCGGTGTGCTGGATCTGTTGAAGCGCTTGGACATTCAGCCGCTGCCCAACACCGCGGGCTGCCGTACCGCGGCCGAGGCGGTGCTCACCGCGCAACTGGCCCGCGAGGCGCTCGATACCGACTGGGTGAAGCTGGAGGTGGTCGCCGACGAGCGCACCCTGCTGCCCGATCCGGTCGAATTGCTCACCGCCGCCGAGCAATTGGTCGACGACGGCTTCACCGTGCTGCCCTACACCACCGACGATCCGATCCTGGCGCGCAGGCTGGAAGACGCCGGCTGCGTCGCGGTGATGCCGCTCGGCGCGCCGATCGGTACCGGCCTCGGCATCGGCAATCCGCACAACATCGAGATGATCGTCGCCGAGGCGAAGGTGCCGGTCATCCTGGACGCGGGCATCGGCACCGCCAGCGATGCCGCCCTGGCGATGGAGCTTGGCTGCTCGGCCGTGCTGCTGGCCACCGCGGTGACCAGGGCTCGTCAACCGGAGTTGATGGCCGAGGCGATGGCGGCCGCGGTGCGGGCGGGCTACCTGGCCAGGCAGGCGGGCCGGATCCCGAAGCGGTTCTGGGCGCAGGCGTCCTCACCCGCACTCTGA
- the thiS gene encoding sulfur carrier protein ThiS, which translates to MTSTSVPIGVTVNGTDHEFADTITVRELLTRLELPCQGIALAVDGAVFPKSRWDEPVGRGWQIEVLTAVQGG; encoded by the coding sequence ATGACTTCGACATCCGTCCCCATCGGCGTCACCGTGAACGGTACCGATCACGAGTTCGCCGACACCATCACCGTGCGTGAGCTGCTCACCCGCCTCGAGTTGCCGTGTCAGGGCATCGCGTTGGCGGTCGACGGCGCGGTGTTCCCCAAGTCCCGCTGGGACGAGCCGGTCGGGCGTGGCTGGCAGATCGAGGTGCTCACGGCGGTCCAGGGTGGCTGA
- the thiO gene encoding glycine oxidase ThiO: MRTLAVVGGGVIGLGVAWRAAETGWSVTLFDPAVGSGASWVAGGMLAPLSEGWPGEDRVLDFGAAALARWPEFAARLEAATGVDVLVADATLTVALDVADVADLRTVAEWVGGRGHDLRLLDRAGVRELEPSLARTVRAGLHAPAEPAIDNRRLVAGLRRAAETAGVRIRAEAVESLDALDHDQIVLAAGAASARLWPELPVRPVKGEILRLRQRPGVAPAPRRVIRARVHGRALYLVPRADGIVVGATQYEAGFDTAVTVAGVRDLIADAEAIFPSIGEYELAEANAGARPGTPDNLPLLGRLTDRIVAAAGHGRNGMLTMPLSVDAVLAQLAGTSLPEAEHADPQRFSTAHPPSLSSAGGVR; the protein is encoded by the coding sequence ATGCGGACGCTGGCCGTCGTCGGTGGCGGCGTCATCGGGCTCGGTGTGGCCTGGCGGGCCGCCGAGACGGGGTGGTCGGTCACCCTCTTCGATCCCGCCGTCGGCTCCGGGGCCTCCTGGGTGGCGGGCGGCATGCTCGCCCCGCTGTCGGAGGGATGGCCGGGGGAGGATCGGGTCCTCGATTTCGGCGCGGCGGCGCTGGCCCGCTGGCCCGAGTTCGCCGCCCGGCTGGAGGCTGCCACCGGTGTCGATGTGCTGGTGGCCGACGCGACCCTGACCGTCGCGCTCGATGTCGCCGATGTCGCCGATCTGCGCACGGTCGCCGAGTGGGTCGGTGGCCGCGGCCACGATCTGCGGCTGCTCGACCGCGCGGGCGTGCGCGAGCTGGAGCCGTCCCTGGCGCGCACGGTGCGCGCGGGCCTGCACGCGCCCGCCGAGCCTGCGATCGACAACCGGCGCCTGGTGGCCGGTTTGCGCCGCGCGGCCGAGACGGCCGGGGTGCGCATCCGCGCCGAGGCGGTCGAGTCGCTCGACGCCCTCGATCATGATCAGATCGTGCTCGCCGCGGGCGCCGCGTCGGCCCGGTTGTGGCCCGAGCTGCCGGTCCGTCCGGTCAAGGGCGAGATCCTGCGGCTGCGGCAGCGGCCCGGTGTCGCGCCCGCGCCGCGGCGGGTGATCCGGGCCAGGGTGCACGGCCGCGCGCTGTATCTGGTCCCGCGTGCCGACGGCATCGTGGTCGGCGCGACCCAGTACGAGGCGGGCTTCGACACCGCGGTGACCGTCGCCGGGGTCAGGGACCTGATCGCCGATGCCGAGGCGATCTTCCCGAGCATCGGCGAATACGAGCTGGCCGAGGCCAACGCGGGCGCGCGTCCCGGCACCCCGGACAACCTGCCGCTGCTCGGCAGGCTGACCGACCGGATCGTCGCGGCCGCGGGCCACGGCCGCAACGGCATGCTGACCATGCCGCTCAGCGTGGACGCGGTACTCGCCCAGCTTGCCGGAACCTCGTTGCCCGAGGCGGAACACGCCGACCCGCAACGCTTTTCGACGGCTCACCCGCCGTCCTTGTCATCCGCAGGAGGAGTTCGATGA
- the thiE gene encoding thiamine phosphate synthase has protein sequence MQPSHPNRPASPRERLATARLYLCTDARREKGDLAKFAEAALAGGVDIIQLRDKGSPGEAKFGPLEARAELGALAELKAAARRHGALVAVNDRADIALAAGADILHLGQGDLPPWYARRILGQDVVIGRSTHNRAQAGLAAIDEHIDYFCTGPVYATPTKPGRQAAGLDLVRSTADAHPTRPWFAIGGIDAHRLPEVLDAGATRIVVVRAITDADDPQSAAHALKTALLANA, from the coding sequence GTGCAACCGTCCCACCCCAATCGACCCGCATCACCCAGGGAGCGCTTGGCCACCGCTCGGCTCTATCTCTGCACCGACGCCCGCCGAGAAAAGGGCGACCTGGCCAAGTTCGCCGAAGCCGCGCTCGCGGGTGGGGTCGACATCATCCAGCTCCGCGACAAGGGTTCGCCCGGCGAGGCGAAGTTCGGCCCGCTCGAGGCGCGCGCCGAACTCGGTGCGCTCGCCGAACTCAAGGCCGCGGCCCGCAGGCACGGCGCACTGGTCGCGGTGAACGATCGCGCCGACATCGCGCTGGCCGCGGGCGCCGACATCCTGCACCTCGGGCAGGGTGACCTGCCGCCCTGGTACGCCCGCCGCATCCTGGGCCAGGACGTGGTGATCGGCCGCTCAACGCACAACCGCGCGCAGGCCGGTCTCGCCGCGATCGACGAGCACATCGACTACTTCTGCACCGGCCCGGTGTACGCCACCCCGACCAAGCCCGGCCGCCAGGCCGCAGGCCTGGACCTGGTGCGTTCCACCGCCGACGCGCACCCGACCCGGCCGTGGTTCGCGATCGGCGGCATCGACGCGCACCGCCTGCCCGAGGTGCTCGACGCGGGCGCGACCAGGATCGTGGTGGTCCGCGCGATCACCGACGCCGACGATCCGCAATCGGCGGCACACGCACTGAAGACCGCGCTGCTCGCCAACGCCTGA